A genome region from Winogradskyella helgolandensis includes the following:
- a CDS encoding GAF domain-containing protein, producing the protein MNLHDLKPEIKSIIAQDNLSVDQRLLKICETLEANISYYNWVGFYFKNGDKDELKLGPYVGEPTDHIIIPFGKGICGQVAISNQNFVVPDVAAQDNYIACSITVKAEIVIPIFVNNENVGQIDIDSNTPDPFTEADERFLEFVCKEVSSLLKQNPS; encoded by the coding sequence ATGAATTTACACGATTTAAAACCCGAAATAAAATCAATTATCGCACAAGACAATCTTAGTGTTGACCAACGTCTATTAAAGATTTGCGAAACTCTAGAAGCAAATATAAGTTATTATAATTGGGTGGGTTTTTACTTTAAAAATGGAGATAAAGACGAATTAAAGTTAGGACCATATGTCGGTGAGCCAACGGATCATATCATAATTCCATTTGGAAAAGGTATTTGTGGGCAAGTGGCTATAAGTAATCAGAATTTTGTGGTTCCAGATGTGGCTGCTCAAGATAACTATATTGCTTGCAGTATTACTGTTAAGGCCGAGATAGTAATTCCTATTTTTGTAAATAACGAAAATGTAGGTCAAATAGATATTGACTCTAATACGCCAGACCCATTTACAGAAGCAGACGAACGGTTTTTGGAGTTTGTTTGCAAAGAAGTTTCTTCTTTATTAAAACAAAATCCCAGTTAA
- the mreD gene encoding rod shape-determining protein MreD, which produces MNSVAGKNIVRFILLLLLQVVICNHIDFLGYVNPYIYIIFIFLFPIREDRLALLLVSFLLGMLVDMFSDSGGVHAAAAVSLAYARPILLKSSFGMLYEHHSIKFSTTDIGSLITYISLGTVIHHFILFSLEIFNISNILLVLKKTLFSSIFTILLSVLIIILFSRNRK; this is translated from the coding sequence ATGAATAGTGTTGCTGGCAAAAATATCGTCCGATTCATTTTACTACTATTATTACAAGTCGTAATATGTAATCATATAGATTTTTTAGGCTATGTTAATCCTTACATCTATATCATTTTTATTTTTCTATTTCCTATACGAGAAGATCGATTAGCCCTTTTGCTAGTTAGTTTTTTATTAGGCATGTTAGTAGATATGTTTTCTGATTCTGGAGGTGTGCATGCCGCAGCTGCAGTTAGTTTAGCTTATGCAAGACCTATATTACTAAAAAGCTCATTTGGAATGCTATATGAGCATCATAGCATCAAATTTAGTACTACTGATATTGGCAGTTTAATTACATATATTTCATTAGGAACCGTAATTCATCATTTTATATTATTCTCATTAGAAATATTTAACATTTCGAACATACTTTTAGTGCTAAAAAAGACGTTATTTTCTAGTATCTTCACAATACTACTAAGTGTATTGATTATAATTCTATTTAGCCGAAACCGAAAATGA
- the mreC gene encoding rod shape-determining protein MreC has translation MQQIFNFVIKNKTFLLFLLLFSIALALTIQSHSYHRSKFINSANFLTGGVYGTMNSVDQYFDLKTTNDILTEENKLLREQLFNTGVTKDSSYIDSSYTKGQYRITIADLYKNSYSSTNNILTLNKGKNDSIKQDFGVMTSNGIIGIIDNTSNNYSTVLSILNVKSQINAKIKSTNHIGSLTWDGKSPIYVQLEDVSQFAPIKVGDTIQTGGESSIFPKGIGIGTITSFESDISGDTYTIQVKLFNDMTNIGTVYILENLDLAEIRSLEKSSDE, from the coding sequence ATGCAACAAATTTTTAATTTTGTTATTAAAAACAAAACATTTCTGTTGTTTTTATTGCTTTTTAGTATTGCTTTAGCTTTAACGATTCAATCGCATTCTTATCACAGGAGTAAATTCATAAATTCAGCCAATTTTCTAACTGGCGGAGTTTACGGTACAATGAATTCTGTTGATCAGTATTTTGATTTAAAAACTACTAATGACATTCTAACAGAAGAAAATAAACTTTTAAGAGAACAACTATTTAATACTGGGGTCACTAAAGACTCTTCATATATAGACAGCTCCTACACAAAAGGACAATATAGAATTACAATCGCTGACCTTTATAAAAACAGCTATTCTTCAACCAATAATATCCTTACCTTAAACAAAGGTAAAAACGATAGTATTAAGCAAGATTTTGGAGTTATGACTTCTAATGGTATTATTGGCATAATTGACAATACCTCCAACAATTATTCAACCGTATTATCGATTTTAAATGTGAAAAGTCAGATTAATGCTAAGATAAAATCTACCAATCATATTGGTTCTTTAACTTGGGATGGCAAATCACCGATTTATGTTCAGTTAGAAGACGTGTCACAGTTTGCACCTATAAAAGTTGGAGATACCATCCAAACAGGTGGTGAGTCCTCAATTTTCCCAAAGGGAATTGGCATTGGCACTATTACGAGTTTTGAAAGTGATATTAGTGGAGACACGTATACAATACAAGTAAAATTGTTTAACGACATGACGAATATTGGAACGGTTTATATTTTAGAAAATTTAGACCTTGCCGAAATTCGTTCATTAGAAAAAAGCAGTGATGAATAG
- a CDS encoding rod shape-determining protein, whose protein sequence is MGFFDFLTEEIAIDLGTANTLIIHNDKVVVDNPSIVARDRISGKIIAVGKEANMMQGKTHENIKTIRPLKDGVIADFDASEQMISMFIKNIPALKKKFFNPALRMVVCIPSGITEVEMRAVKESCERVNGKEVYLIHEPMAAAIGIGIDIMQPKGNMIVDIGGGTTEIAVIALGGIVCDKSVKVAGDVFTNDIIYYMRTQHNLYVGDRTAEKIKIQIGAATEDLELPPEDMSVQGRDLLTGKPKQVQISYREIAKALDKSILRIEDSVMETLSQTPPELAADIYNTGIYLAGGGSMLRGLDKRLSQKTDLPVYIAEDPLRAVVRGTGIVLKNLPKYKSILIK, encoded by the coding sequence ATGGGATTTTTTGATTTCCTAACGGAAGAAATAGCCATAGATTTAGGAACCGCAAATACACTGATAATACACAACGACAAAGTTGTTGTTGACAATCCATCGATAGTAGCAAGAGACCGCATTAGCGGAAAAATTATAGCCGTTGGTAAAGAAGCCAACATGATGCAAGGAAAAACACACGAAAACATCAAAACGATTCGTCCGTTAAAAGATGGGGTTATTGCTGATTTTGATGCTTCTGAGCAAATGATTAGCATGTTTATTAAGAACATTCCTGCATTGAAGAAGAAATTTTTCAATCCAGCATTGCGCATGGTGGTTTGTATTCCTTCTGGTATTACTGAAGTGGAAATGCGAGCTGTAAAAGAATCTTGTGAACGTGTTAACGGAAAAGAGGTCTATTTAATACACGAGCCGATGGCAGCAGCAATTGGTATTGGTATTGATATTATGCAGCCTAAAGGAAATATGATTGTAGATATTGGAGGAGGAACTACTGAAATTGCCGTTATAGCGCTTGGTGGTATTGTTTGTGATAAATCGGTAAAAGTTGCAGGTGACGTTTTTACAAATGATATTATCTATTACATGAGAACCCAACACAATTTATATGTTGGTGATAGAACTGCTGAAAAAATTAAAATTCAGATTGGTGCAGCTACTGAAGATTTAGAATTACCTCCAGAAGATATGAGTGTTCAAGGCCGTGATTTATTAACTGGAAAACCAAAGCAAGTTCAGATTTCGTATCGTGAAATTGCAAAAGCCTTAGATAAATCTATTTTGCGTATTGAAGATTCAGTAATGGAGACACTTTCTCAAACACCTCCAGAACTAGCTGCAGATATTTACAATACAGGTATTTATTTAGCTGGTGGTGGCTCTATGTTAAGAGGTTTAGACAAACGACTATCTCAGAAAACAGATTTACCAGTTTATATTGCAGAAGATCCATTAAGAGCTGTGGTTAGAGGTACAGGAATAGTACTTAAAAACTTACCTAAATACAAAAGTATATTGATTAAATAA
- a CDS encoding HYC_CC_PP family protein, whose product MKFSYTHKVFSIGLSLLILFSTLSLTIEKHFCGDTLIDVAIFSKTEKCADDLAQVEEASITKMSCCKDEVDVIEGLSETTLNSFEDLDVIHQQVLIAYSYSYINLFEGLPNLVIPHKDYLPPTVVKDIHLLDEVYLI is encoded by the coding sequence GTGAAATTTTCATACACACATAAAGTTTTTTCTATTGGCTTATCATTATTGATATTGTTTTCTACATTGTCATTAACGATAGAGAAGCACTTTTGTGGAGATACTCTAATCGATGTCGCAATATTTTCTAAAACTGAAAAGTGTGCAGATGATCTTGCACAGGTTGAGGAAGCAAGCATCACAAAAATGAGCTGTTGTAAAGATGAGGTTGATGTTATTGAAGGTCTATCTGAAACCACTCTCAATTCGTTTGAAGATTTAGATGTTATTCATCAACAAGTATTAATAGCTTATAGTTATTCATATATCAATCTGTTTGAAGGTCTACCAAACTTGGTCATCCCTCATAAAGATTATCTACCTCCTACGGTAGTAAAAGACATTCATCTCTTGGATGAAGTTTACCTTATTTGA
- a CDS encoding ABC transporter permease translates to MLVYLRLLNESFSFAINALRTNKLRTFLSLLGVTVGIFSIIAVLAAVDSLDKTIQGQLSSLDSNTMYLANMSFGPTDVPRWQRETFDEVSYNEFRSIKSSVADAEHVALQLFVKRENIRYESELVSSVNTVVVSHEFIDIQVMEFEKGRFYNESESNSGRPVVVIGSEIAKSLFGELEPIGKKVRLYGQKFTVIGVVKKEGSGLFGDSNDISIFLPANYVRNRYGDNNPFMKYIVIIKPKKGSDIEGVKAEVTQVMRNNRGLKPDEIDTFFIRVISGFQDAIDEILGYMNLIGWIISGFSLLVGGFGIANIMFVSVKERTNLIGIQKSLGAKNKFILFQFLFEAVILAVVGGLVGLFLVWIGTLIGSSLTEDFEFVLSIQNMLLGFFISSVIGLISGVIPALSASRLDPVEAIRTGM, encoded by the coding sequence ATGCTGGTCTATTTACGTTTACTAAATGAGAGTTTTTCATTCGCTATAAATGCACTACGTACTAACAAACTCAGGACATTCTTGTCGCTTTTAGGTGTAACGGTTGGCATATTTTCTATCATCGCAGTTTTGGCAGCAGTGGATTCTTTGGATAAAACCATCCAAGGTCAATTAAGTTCTCTAGATAGCAATACCATGTATTTAGCCAACATGTCTTTTGGACCAACAGATGTGCCACGTTGGCAAAGAGAAACTTTTGATGAAGTGTCTTATAATGAATTTAGAAGTATAAAATCTTCTGTTGCTGATGCAGAACATGTGGCTTTACAGTTATTTGTGAAACGGGAAAATATTAGATACGAATCAGAATTGGTAAGTAGTGTTAATACCGTTGTAGTATCGCATGAGTTTATCGATATTCAAGTTATGGAATTTGAAAAAGGCCGTTTTTATAACGAGTCTGAATCAAATTCGGGGCGCCCTGTAGTGGTTATCGGTTCTGAAATTGCAAAATCGCTTTTTGGTGAGTTAGAGCCTATCGGTAAAAAAGTACGCCTTTACGGTCAGAAATTTACGGTTATTGGGGTGGTTAAAAAAGAAGGTTCTGGCTTATTTGGTGATAGTAATGATATTTCTATTTTTCTGCCGGCAAATTATGTGAGAAACCGATATGGAGATAATAATCCATTTATGAAGTATATCGTTATAATTAAGCCGAAAAAAGGTTCTGATATAGAAGGTGTAAAAGCTGAAGTGACTCAGGTAATGCGTAATAATAGAGGCTTAAAACCCGATGAAATAGATACGTTTTTTATTAGGGTAATTTCCGGTTTTCAGGATGCTATTGATGAAATCTTAGGTTACATGAATTTAATTGGCTGGATAATAAGTGGCTTCTCACTGCTAGTTGGTGGTTTTGGAATTGCTAATATTATGTTTGTGAGCGTTAAAGAGCGAACTAATCTAATAGGAATTCAGAAATCATTAGGTGCTAAAAATAAATTCATATTGTTTCAATTTTTATTTGAAGCTGTAATCCTCGCCGTTGTTGGTGGATTAGTAGGTCTGTTTTTGGTTTGGATTGGAACCTTAATAGGAAGTAGTCTTACCGAGGATTTTGAATTTGTGCTTTCCATTCAAAATATGCTTCTTGGATTTTTTATATCGTCTGTTATAGGATTAATTTCAGGAGTGATTCCTGCATTGTCGGCATCTCGATTAGATCCTGTTGAGGCTATACGAACAGGGATGTAA
- a CDS encoding exosortase F system-associated membrane protein: MNKVITYILVGLLVLILILIRAYENVLFYDPYLTFFENDYLYLDSPRREIAKLVLFTTLRFVLNTVISLGILYLIFKDKSIIKFSVLVFSVGYVLLLIPFLYFVINPKQEDYYLFFNIRRFLIQPIGLILLLPAFYYFRLNR, encoded by the coding sequence ATGAATAAAGTAATCACCTACATATTAGTTGGACTATTGGTATTGATCTTAATATTAATAAGAGCTTATGAAAATGTGCTTTTTTACGACCCATATTTAACGTTTTTTGAAAATGACTATTTATATTTGGATAGTCCAAGACGCGAAATTGCTAAGCTTGTTTTGTTTACGACATTACGATTTGTTTTAAATACTGTAATTTCTTTAGGTATTTTATATCTCATCTTTAAGGATAAAAGTATTATTAAGTTTTCGGTATTAGTATTTTCAGTGGGTTATGTTTTGTTGCTCATCCCATTTTTATATTTCGTCATAAATCCTAAGCAAGAGGATTACTATTTGTTTTTCAATATTAGGAGGTTTTTAATTCAACCCATTGGCTTAATTCTACTCTTACCAGCCTTCTATTACTTCAGGCTAAATCGTTAA
- a CDS encoding TonB-dependent receptor, whose product MKKYLFINFMFLSLMLSAQDQLKGVVFERSSGKEMPLPGANVYWLDSSIGAITAEDGTFTLPYKFSYNKLVISYVGFKTDTIVINENKFIKHILQASDELDAVEITSRKQATRKSYLQASNTFTVTSDELLKAACCNLAESFETNPSIDVNFADAVTGTRQIKMLGLTSPYILIATENIPAIRGASQAYGLSFIPGTWVESIQITKGTGSVVNGFESIAGQINAELVKPTTDDNLFVNLYGGSNERLELNTHFNTKVSEKWSTGLYLHGNTHQKKHDVNDDGFLDMPLYNQINVMNRWQYTNPEKGFVSFINLKYLNDEKQAGQVDFNPDTDRGTTNFWGSEINSERFEVTTKFGYVNPEIPYQNLGFQMAFSHHNQDSYFGQNIYDIRHNSFYSNLIYSTIISDSRHKVKTGLSFTYDHFDELVNLDTYERTENSVGGFFEYAYDNLDKLTMTAGIRVDQHNRLGFFVTPRFHLRYTPWEKSALRFSIGRGKRSANIFAENQNMFASSRQINILDSGGEVYGLDPEIAWNYGVSYLQGFNLFDRKADVTFDFYRTDFQNQVVVDWENPYEVNFYNLEGNSYANSFQFEFNYNAFEHFDLRMAYKYYDIQTDYKNSGKLEKPLVPKHRLFANASYETEVKNNSQWKFDATFNWLSAQRFPSTDISAAQYQLPDETPTIGTLNLQVTKVFSPKFEVYLGGENVTNVRQDDPVISADNPFGSNFDSNFVYGPIYGSMYYAGLRFRIK is encoded by the coding sequence ATGAAAAAATATTTATTTATAAATTTTATGTTCTTGTCGCTGATGTTATCTGCACAAGATCAATTAAAAGGCGTTGTTTTTGAAAGAAGCAGCGGAAAGGAAATGCCATTGCCTGGCGCAAATGTCTATTGGTTAGATTCTTCAATAGGAGCAATTACTGCTGAGGATGGCACATTTACATTACCTTATAAGTTTTCGTATAACAAATTAGTTATTAGCTACGTCGGTTTTAAAACGGATACAATAGTTATAAATGAGAACAAGTTTATTAAGCATATCCTACAAGCTAGTGATGAGTTGGATGCTGTAGAAATTACATCTCGAAAACAAGCGACACGAAAATCGTATTTACAGGCTTCCAATACATTTACCGTTACAAGCGATGAGCTACTAAAAGCAGCCTGCTGTAACTTGGCTGAAAGTTTTGAAACCAATCCATCAATCGATGTTAATTTTGCGGATGCTGTTACAGGAACGCGACAAATAAAAATGTTAGGACTAACGTCTCCTTACATACTTATCGCCACAGAGAATATTCCTGCTATTAGAGGCGCGTCTCAAGCTTATGGTTTAAGTTTTATTCCTGGGACTTGGGTAGAAAGTATTCAAATTACCAAAGGTACCGGAAGTGTGGTTAACGGTTTTGAAAGTATTGCAGGTCAAATAAATGCAGAACTTGTAAAACCAACTACAGACGATAATTTATTTGTGAATCTTTATGGTGGTTCTAATGAGCGACTAGAACTTAACACGCATTTCAATACTAAGGTATCTGAAAAGTGGAGTACAGGCTTGTATTTACATGGAAATACTCATCAAAAAAAGCACGATGTTAATGACGATGGCTTTTTAGATATGCCACTCTATAATCAAATTAATGTCATGAATCGCTGGCAATATACTAATCCAGAAAAAGGGTTTGTTTCGTTTATTAATTTAAAATATTTAAATGATGAAAAACAGGCTGGTCAAGTAGATTTTAATCCTGATACAGATAGAGGAACGACCAATTTTTGGGGAAGTGAAATCAATTCGGAACGTTTTGAAGTTACGACAAAGTTTGGGTATGTGAATCCTGAAATTCCTTATCAAAACCTTGGTTTTCAAATGGCATTTAGTCATCACAATCAAGATTCTTATTTTGGACAGAACATTTATGATATTAGACATAATAGTTTTTATTCCAATTTAATTTATAGTACTATTATTTCAGATTCGCGTCATAAGGTAAAAACAGGATTGAGCTTTACTTACGATCATTTTGATGAATTGGTGAATTTAGATACCTATGAGCGCACTGAGAACTCAGTTGGGGGCTTTTTTGAATACGCTTACGATAATTTAGATAAGCTTACGATGACGGCTGGTATACGTGTAGATCAGCATAATAGATTAGGCTTTTTTGTAACACCTCGTTTTCATTTGAGGTATACACCTTGGGAGAAATCGGCATTAAGATTCTCAATAGGAAGAGGGAAACGAAGTGCTAATATTTTTGCTGAAAACCAGAATATGTTCGCCAGTTCTAGACAAATCAATATTTTGGATTCTGGTGGGGAAGTTTATGGATTAGATCCTGAAATTGCATGGAATTATGGAGTTAGCTACTTACAAGGCTTTAATTTATTTGATAGAAAAGCTGACGTGACTTTTGATTTTTATAGAACCGATTTTCAAAATCAAGTTGTTGTAGATTGGGAAAATCCTTACGAAGTTAATTTTTATAATTTAGAAGGAAATAGCTACGCGAATAGTTTTCAGTTTGAATTTAATTATAATGCTTTTGAGCATTTTGATTTGCGAATGGCTTATAAGTATTACGATATTCAAACCGATTATAAAAATTCAGGTAAATTAGAGAAACCATTAGTGCCAAAGCATCGTTTGTTTGCAAATGCATCGTATGAAACTGAAGTGAAAAACAATAGCCAATGGAAGTTTGATGCGACGTTCAATTGGTTAAGTGCACAACGTTTTCCAAGTACAGACATAAGCGCTGCACAATATCAATTACCAGATGAAACACCAACAATAGGAACGTTAAACTTGCAAGTCACTAAAGTATTTTCTCCGAAATTTGAAGTATATTTAGGAGGAGAAAATGTAACTAATGTGCGTCAAGATGATCCTGTTATCAGTGCAGACAACCCATTTGGTTCAAATTTTGATAGTAATTTTGTATATGGTCCAATTTATGGAAGCATGTATTATGCTGGATTGCGATTTAGAATAAAGTAG
- the purH gene encoding bifunctional phosphoribosylaminoimidazolecarboxamide formyltransferase/IMP cyclohydrolase, translated as MSNKTISSALISVFSKDGLAPIVKKLNDLNVTIYSTGGTEKFIKDLGIDVVPVEDVTSYPSILGGRVKTLHPKVFGGILNRQNHEGDVAELKEFEIPQIDVVIVDLYPFEKTVASGASNQDIIEKIDIGGISLIRAAAKNYADVTCVSSVDDYAEFLELLETKNGETSEDDRKQFAAKAFNVSSHYDSAIFNYFNKNQEIPTLKISENNGKVLRYGENPHQKGFFFGDFDEIFTKLHGKELSYNNLLDVDAAVNLMLEFKNDSPTFAVLKHNNACGLAQRDTLHQAYVDALAGDPVSAFGGVLISNTEIDVATAEEIHKLFCEVVIAPSFSTEALEILKGKKNRILLILKDIDMPQTNVRSCLNGVLVQDRNNVTDTLEGLKAVTNKTATTEELDDLIFASKICKHTKSNTIVLVKGKQLCASGTGQTSRVDALNQAIHKAQSFKFDLNGSVMASDAFFPFPDCVEIADNAGITAVIQPGGSIKDQLSIDYCNDHNIAMVMTGTRHFKH; from the coding sequence ATGAGCAACAAAACCATTTCATCGGCACTAATTTCCGTATTTAGTAAAGATGGATTAGCACCTATCGTAAAAAAATTAAACGACCTCAACGTTACGATTTATTCCACAGGAGGCACAGAAAAATTCATCAAAGATTTAGGTATCGATGTCGTACCAGTAGAAGATGTCACCTCTTATCCTTCTATTCTTGGCGGACGCGTAAAAACATTACATCCTAAAGTTTTTGGAGGTATTTTAAATCGTCAGAACCACGAAGGTGATGTTGCTGAATTAAAAGAATTTGAAATTCCTCAAATCGATGTTGTCATTGTAGATTTATATCCTTTTGAAAAAACTGTAGCTTCTGGGGCGAGCAATCAAGATATTATTGAAAAAATTGATATTGGAGGTATTTCTTTAATTAGAGCTGCAGCCAAAAACTATGCTGATGTGACTTGCGTGTCTTCTGTAGATGATTATGCTGAATTTTTAGAATTATTAGAAACTAAAAACGGTGAAACCTCTGAAGATGATAGAAAACAATTTGCAGCAAAAGCATTTAATGTGTCTTCGCATTACGATTCTGCTATTTTTAATTACTTCAATAAAAACCAAGAAATTCCAACTTTAAAAATTTCAGAAAACAACGGAAAAGTATTGAGATATGGAGAAAATCCACATCAAAAAGGCTTTTTCTTCGGCGATTTTGATGAAATTTTCACAAAACTACATGGAAAAGAATTAAGTTATAACAACCTATTAGATGTCGATGCTGCCGTTAACTTGATGTTAGAATTTAAAAACGATTCACCAACATTTGCCGTTTTAAAACATAACAATGCTTGTGGATTAGCACAACGCGATACCTTACACCAAGCCTATGTAGATGCTTTAGCAGGTGATCCTGTTTCTGCTTTTGGCGGTGTTCTAATCAGTAATACAGAAATCGATGTCGCAACTGCAGAAGAGATTCATAAATTATTTTGCGAAGTGGTTATTGCACCTTCTTTTTCAACTGAAGCTTTAGAAATTTTAAAAGGAAAGAAAAACAGAATCCTTTTAATCCTGAAAGATATAGATATGCCACAAACCAACGTTAGAAGTTGTTTAAATGGTGTTTTAGTTCAAGATAGAAATAATGTTACAGACACACTTGAAGGTTTAAAAGCTGTAACAAATAAGACAGCGACTACTGAAGAGTTAGACGATTTAATATTTGCTTCAAAAATTTGCAAACACACAAAATCTAATACCATTGTTCTTGTAAAAGGCAAACAATTGTGTGCTAGTGGTACAGGACAAACAAGTCGCGTTGATGCCTTAAATCAAGCGATTCATAAAGCGCAATCCTTTAAATTTGATTTAAACGGATCGGTTATGGCTAGTGATGCATTTTTCCCATTTCCAGATTGTGTAGAGATTGCGGATAATGCAGGAATTACAGCAGTGATTCAACCAGGAGGCTCTATAAAAGACCAATTGAGTATTGACTATTGTAACGACCATAATATAGCTATGGTAATGACGGGCACACGTCATTTTAAACATTAA
- the xrtF gene encoding exosortase family protein XrtF produces the protein MKSLLVKYKSVIRFIVTFLAVYGILTIGYNLYLNVSDGSKFYPDYLTNLVAVQTDALLNGLGYDASIAPHPNEPSMKVIINGKYVARVVEGCNAISVIILFLSFLIAFAGKFKTTLFYGLAGSIIIYAFNLIRIVILSVGLYHYPWRREILHTVIFPMLIYGTVFLLWMVWVNRFSKNIKSNE, from the coding sequence TTGAAGTCACTTTTAGTAAAATACAAATCTGTTATTCGTTTTATAGTCACTTTTTTGGCTGTATATGGTATTTTAACTATTGGTTATAATCTTTATTTAAATGTATCTGATGGTTCTAAATTTTATCCGGATTATTTAACCAATTTGGTAGCTGTACAAACTGATGCATTGTTAAATGGTTTGGGTTATGATGCGAGTATTGCTCCGCATCCCAATGAGCCATCAATGAAAGTTATTATTAACGGAAAGTATGTAGCACGGGTTGTAGAAGGCTGCAATGCTATAAGTGTTATCATCTTGTTTTTGTCTTTTTTAATTGCGTTTGCAGGTAAATTTAAAACGACATTATTTTATGGATTAGCAGGTAGTATCATTATTTATGCTTTCAATTTAATTCGGATTGTAATTTTATCAGTGGGACTTTATCATTACCCTTGGAGGCGGGAAATTCTGCATACTGTAATTTTTCCTATGTTAATTTATGGTACTGTTTTTCTGCTTTGGATGGTTTGGGTAAATCGATTTTCTAAAAATATAAAGTCGAATGAATAA